One Nocardia sp. BMG111209 DNA segment encodes these proteins:
- a CDS encoding LLM class flavin-dependent oxidoreductase produces the protein MSVDIYWRIAMEGDQTSLRRPGSSRGGFAPHLPDALAPGRRGAGWDGFTHADYMAEVIRSAEDSGFVGGLLPSFPHTDDPWAAAATLAAETRSWRFMVAFQPGFLHPVQAARMSATLQRATGGRLVYNIISGGGGPAQLWWGDTTAHDDRYARTSEFLDVLKGVWHGDGGFRHDGRFYRVDDGGLPELLAGQPFPEIYFSGSSPAAIDAAGRHADHYLSWLEPFEALAAKFDAVRANSPRPPKFAVRVDVLARETADEAWEEIRLGWAAAPEIERAEGDSVGWRRSQDFAVGTDPADHRALEVQPNVWGGFHRLRPGPAFGLVGSYREVAARLDELIDLGVGAFILAGVPHLEEARRVGRHVLPLLKDRTGKVNSR, from the coding sequence ATGTCGGTTGACATCTATTGGCGCATCGCGATGGAGGGCGACCAGACCTCGTTGCGGCGGCCCGGCAGCAGCCGGGGCGGGTTCGCCCCGCACCTGCCCGACGCGCTGGCGCCGGGCCGGCGCGGCGCCGGCTGGGACGGGTTCACCCACGCCGACTACATGGCGGAGGTGATCCGGTCCGCGGAGGATTCCGGATTCGTCGGCGGGCTGCTGCCGTCGTTCCCGCACACCGACGATCCGTGGGCGGCCGCGGCCACCCTGGCGGCCGAAACCCGCAGCTGGCGTTTCATGGTCGCGTTCCAGCCCGGATTCCTGCATCCGGTGCAGGCGGCCCGGATGAGCGCCACCTTGCAGCGCGCGACCGGCGGCCGGCTGGTCTACAACATCATCTCCGGCGGCGGTGGACCCGCGCAGCTGTGGTGGGGCGACACCACCGCGCACGACGACCGGTACGCGCGCACCTCGGAATTCCTCGACGTCCTGAAGGGGGTGTGGCACGGCGACGGCGGCTTCCGGCACGACGGCCGGTTCTACCGGGTCGACGACGGTGGCCTGCCGGAACTGCTCGCCGGACAACCCTTTCCGGAGATCTACTTCTCCGGCTCGTCCCCCGCCGCGATCGACGCCGCCGGCCGGCACGCCGACCACTACCTGTCGTGGCTGGAACCGTTCGAGGCGCTGGCCGCGAAATTCGACGCGGTGCGGGCGAACAGCCCCCGGCCGCCGAAATTCGCCGTGCGCGTGGACGTCCTGGCCCGCGAGACCGCGGACGAGGCCTGGGAGGAGATCCGGCTCGGCTGGGCCGCCGCACCGGAAATCGAACGCGCGGAAGGTGATTCGGTCGGCTGGCGGCGCAGCCAGGATTTCGCCGTGGGAACCGACCCCGCCGATCATCGGGCACTCGAGGTGCAGCCCAACGTGTGGGGCGGGTTCCATCGGCTGCGCCCCGGACCGGCTTTCGGCCTGGTCGGTTCCTACCGTGAGGTCGCCGCTCGGCTCGACGAACTGATCGATCTGGGGGTGGGCGCGTTCATCCTGGCCGGCGTCCCGCACCTGGAGGAGGCCCGCCGGGTGGGCCGCCACGTTCTGCCCCTGTTGAAAGACCGCACCGGAAAGGTGAATTCGCGATGA
- a CDS encoding IclR family transcriptional regulator — MSGDSAKPRDGAQAVHRTLALLHCFGDSPQDLSASDLARRTDLPLSTTHRLLQAMTATGFLEQDRDTARYGLGPTMAELGRAAYHRRGLHRAEPELAALSQRTGVTADLAVRVGARAVILVGSSLANDHGRALRRPLHSTALGKVLLAWSDAADREIGTPLTPQTDRTITDPQALREELIRVRAAGYALNDGESASGVRTVAVPVLDADDHARFALALRSSPEVITGERLGWFAEQAAACATALEVVLLPPNRRRTGPRPVIALP, encoded by the coding sequence GTGAGCGGAGATTCGGCGAAACCACGGGACGGCGCGCAGGCGGTCCATCGGACTCTGGCGCTGCTGCACTGTTTCGGCGACAGCCCGCAGGATCTGTCCGCGTCGGATCTGGCGCGCCGCACCGACCTGCCGCTGTCGACGACCCACCGCCTGTTGCAGGCCATGACCGCGACCGGCTTCCTGGAACAGGACCGCGACACCGCCCGCTACGGCCTCGGCCCGACCATGGCCGAACTCGGCCGGGCCGCCTACCACCGCCGCGGCCTGCATCGCGCCGAACCGGAACTCGCGGCGCTGTCGCAGCGCACCGGCGTCACCGCGGACCTGGCCGTGCGGGTCGGTGCGCGCGCGGTGATCCTGGTCGGCAGCTCGCTGGCGAACGACCATGGTCGCGCGCTGCGCCGGCCGCTGCATTCGACGGCGCTGGGCAAGGTGCTGCTCGCCTGGTCGGACGCGGCGGACCGGGAGATCGGCACGCCGCTGACACCGCAGACCGACCGCACGATCACCGATCCACAGGCGTTGCGCGAGGAGTTGATCCGGGTCCGCGCCGCCGGATACGCCCTCAACGACGGGGAATCCGCCTCGGGGGTGCGCACGGTCGCGGTCCCGGTCCTGGACGCCGACGATCACGCCCGCTTCGCGCTGGCGCTGCGCTCGTCGCCGGAGGTGATCACCGGCGAGCGGCTGGGCTGGTTCGCGGAACAGGCCGCCGCGTGCGCGACCGCGCTGGAAGTCGTTCTGCTGCCGCCGAATCGGCGGCGCACCGGTCCGCGACCGGTCATCGCGCTGCCCTGA
- a CDS encoding ABC transporter substrate-binding protein has product MSAPVPPETLDTLWFTRCPVPTATGIAADRGWLAAEFAADGLAVRSLQDAGPGVLRDSHYTHALTGLFREGGNVPALWARAGGEPTRLIGLTWIEERQAVLVRRGHDLTAPAQLAGLRVAIPRRPIAIDFWRAMALAGFAGALAAAGRTLGDVRPVDIDAAPGADQWVAELEALRDGRVDAVYVKGALAVEAAARHDAVVALDLDSFPDKGIRINNGTPRPVTVHQRLLDEHPGIVSRFLAVLLEAADWAAANPADVPRILAAETGAGAAGVAGAYAWTGHPDLRLDLSGQRLELLARQEHFLRGHGFLAAPVDVAAWADPAPLAAATALVSARAGRRLVPTEVRSSR; this is encoded by the coding sequence ATGTCCGCTCCCGTCCCGCCCGAGACGCTGGACACGCTGTGGTTCACCCGGTGTCCGGTGCCGACGGCCACCGGTATCGCGGCCGATCGGGGTTGGCTCGCCGCCGAATTCGCGGCCGACGGGCTCGCGGTGCGCTCGCTGCAGGACGCGGGTCCCGGCGTGCTGCGCGACAGTCACTACACCCACGCGCTCACCGGCCTGTTCCGCGAGGGCGGCAACGTGCCGGCGCTGTGGGCGCGCGCCGGCGGCGAGCCGACCCGGCTGATCGGGCTGACCTGGATCGAGGAACGCCAGGCCGTCCTGGTCCGCCGCGGCCACGACCTCACCGCGCCCGCACAACTGGCCGGCCTGCGGGTCGCGATCCCGCGCCGGCCGATCGCCATCGACTTCTGGCGGGCCATGGCCCTGGCCGGATTCGCCGGTGCGCTCGCCGCCGCCGGGCGCACCCTCGGCGACGTGCGGCCGGTGGACATCGACGCCGCGCCCGGCGCCGACCAGTGGGTCGCCGAACTCGAGGCGTTGCGCGACGGCCGGGTGGACGCGGTGTACGTGAAGGGCGCGCTGGCCGTCGAGGCGGCCGCCCGCCACGACGCGGTGGTCGCCCTCGATCTGGATTCGTTCCCGGACAAGGGTATTCGCATCAACAACGGCACGCCGCGACCGGTCACCGTGCATCAGCGGCTGCTCGACGAGCATCCGGGGATCGTGAGCCGATTCCTCGCGGTGCTGCTGGAAGCGGCCGACTGGGCCGCCGCCAACCCGGCCGACGTGCCGCGCATCCTGGCCGCCGAGACCGGGGCCGGCGCCGCCGGTGTCGCGGGCGCCTATGCCTGGACCGGCCACCCCGACCTGCGCCTGGATCTGTCCGGGCAGCGCCTGGAACTGCTTGCCCGCCAAGAACATTTCCTGCGCGGCCACGGCTTCCTCGCCGCGCCGGTCGACGTCGCCGCATGGGCCGACCCGGCACCGCTGGCGGCCGCCACCGCCCTCGTCTCGGCCCGCGCCGGCCGCCGTCTCGTCCCCACCGAAGTTCGGAGTTCCCGATGA
- a CDS encoding M20 family metallopeptidase, with protein MRRELHAEPEVGRHLPRTQEKVLRALDGLGLEVRTGTALTSVVAVVRGTGSAAPVLLRADLDALPMTERTGLDYASRIPGAAHACGHDLHTAILVGTAGLLAARRDRLAGDVILMFQPGEEGHDGAALMLAEGLLEVAGTRPATAYALHVGAATPAGVFGHRAGPVLAASGTLAVTFHGAGGHGAAPHLARDPIPALGAAIGALQSLVTRRFDAQDPVVLSIGAVHAGTAANIVPETATLTATTRAFSAATHTRLAAAATEVCHGIAAAHGVTATVEVTDGYPVTVNDPARTAVATEVLTELFGPDRVRPTPQPGMFSDDIGRVLAEVPGAMLTLGACPPGTDPAHAPGNHSPRAIFDDSVLADGVSALTGLALRATGSA; from the coding sequence TTGCGGCGGGAGCTGCACGCCGAACCCGAAGTGGGACGGCACCTTCCGCGGACGCAGGAGAAGGTGCTGCGCGCGCTCGACGGTCTCGGGCTGGAGGTGCGCACCGGTACCGCGCTGACCTCGGTGGTGGCGGTGGTGCGCGGAACCGGTTCCGCCGCACCGGTTCTGCTGCGCGCCGACCTGGACGCGCTGCCGATGACGGAGCGCACCGGACTGGACTACGCCTCGCGGATCCCCGGTGCCGCGCACGCCTGCGGCCACGATCTGCACACCGCGATCCTGGTCGGGACGGCCGGGCTGCTCGCGGCCCGGCGCGATCGGCTCGCTGGTGACGTGATCCTGATGTTCCAGCCCGGCGAGGAGGGCCACGACGGCGCCGCCCTGATGCTGGCCGAGGGATTACTCGAGGTGGCCGGAACCCGGCCCGCCACCGCCTACGCCCTGCATGTGGGAGCGGCCACACCGGCAGGCGTGTTCGGCCATCGTGCCGGACCCGTGCTGGCGGCGTCGGGCACCCTCGCGGTGACCTTCCACGGCGCGGGTGGGCACGGCGCGGCACCACATCTGGCCCGCGATCCGATTCCGGCGCTGGGTGCCGCGATCGGTGCGCTGCAATCCCTGGTCACCCGCCGATTCGACGCGCAGGACCCGGTGGTGCTCTCGATCGGCGCGGTGCACGCGGGTACGGCGGCCAACATCGTGCCGGAGACGGCCACGCTGACGGCGACCACCCGGGCGTTCAGCGCCGCGACCCACACTCGGCTCGCCGCGGCCGCGACCGAGGTCTGCCACGGCATCGCCGCGGCCCACGGCGTCACCGCCACCGTCGAGGTGACCGACGGCTATCCGGTCACCGTCAACGATCCGGCCCGGACCGCCGTCGCGACCGAGGTGCTCACGGAGCTGTTCGGCCCCGACCGGGTGCGGCCGACGCCGCAGCCGGGCATGTTCTCCGACGACATCGGCCGGGTGCTCGCCGAGGTGCCCGGCGCGATGCTGACCCTCGGCGCCTGTCCACCCGGCACGGACCCCGCGCACGCCCCCGGAAATCATTCGCCCCGAGCGATTTTCGACGATTCGGTGCTCGCGGACGGCGTGTCCGCACTCACCGGGCTCGCGTTGCGCGCCACCGGATCGGCATGA
- a CDS encoding ABC transporter permease, with product MTAVVGRTGADAVAAPAAAESGGSLITPRVRVPRPRPRGVAFVLRALGPLVILAVWWIASATGLLTPDLLASPPEVLRAAGKLWDSGQLTDALAVSLSRAGTGLCFGVLTGLVLGVLTGSWRLGEDLLDSAVQTLRALPFLSLVPLFMVWFGIGESARIILIAVATTFPMYVSTFGAVRTTDPKLLEAARTFGLSRLAVVGRIVLPGALPALLSGLRLSTTLSVIALIAAEEINSTAGLGYLMAQAQNFSRTDILSVIILIYGLLGLLADIVIRALERVLMPWRTPGVAR from the coding sequence ATGACCGCGGTGGTGGGCCGGACGGGTGCCGACGCGGTGGCGGCTCCCGCGGCGGCGGAATCGGGTGGCTCCCTGATCACCCCGCGGGTCCGGGTGCCCCGGCCGCGGCCGCGCGGGGTGGCGTTCGTGCTGCGCGCGCTGGGCCCGCTGGTGATCCTCGCGGTCTGGTGGATCGCGTCGGCCACCGGCCTGCTCACCCCGGATCTGCTGGCCTCACCGCCGGAGGTGCTGCGTGCGGCCGGAAAGCTCTGGGACAGTGGGCAATTGACGGACGCGCTGGCGGTGTCGCTGAGCCGCGCCGGAACGGGACTGTGCTTCGGCGTGCTCACCGGGCTCGTGCTCGGCGTGCTGACCGGTTCCTGGCGGCTGGGTGAGGACCTGCTCGATTCGGCGGTACAGACGCTGCGAGCGCTGCCGTTCCTGTCGCTGGTGCCGCTGTTCATGGTGTGGTTCGGCATCGGCGAGTCGGCGCGGATCATCCTGATCGCGGTGGCCACCACCTTCCCGATGTACGTGTCGACCTTCGGCGCGGTCCGCACCACGGACCCGAAACTGCTGGAGGCGGCCCGCACCTTCGGCCTGAGCCGGCTCGCCGTGGTGGGCCGGATCGTGCTGCCAGGCGCCCTCCCGGCGCTGCTGTCCGGGCTGCGCCTGTCGACGACCCTCAGCGTGATCGCGCTGATCGCCGCCGAGGAGATCAATTCCACTGCGGGACTGGGTTATCTGATGGCGCAGGCGCAGAACTTCTCCCGCACCGACATCCTGTCGGTGATCATCCTGATCTACGGCCTGCTCGGTCTGCTCGCGGATATCGTCATCCGCGCGCTGGAACGGGTCCTGATGCCGTGGCGTACCCCGGGAGTGGCCCGATGA
- a CDS encoding ABC transporter substrate-binding protein: MTVTRVLALAAAVALTAVVSACSSTGSDGAKSATGTVTVRIPDPGNSGALALGKKDGSLDAALAKVGAKVQWTGSAGPFAPAAQELDNNELDLAEGSITSAVAALAQKAGFGLFAAVAPDAVGEGILVKDSSPIKSVADLAGRKVVVWHGGSSEYLLLRALARNNVPADAVTRVYLQPGQSAAVLHSGQVDAWATWATYSVSERANAGEHFLVNGGDIGSQNYAVWAARNEFVQQHPAVVKAFYDYLHQAEQQQAAHPENYLNVFHTSGPDAFEGRQRDLEIEFLKAGKPTSAITTTDKAAFAEVSKFFADQKVLDGAFDVEPHLVDVGALADR; encoded by the coding sequence ATGACCGTCACCCGTGTCCTGGCCCTGGCGGCCGCCGTCGCCCTCACCGCCGTGGTGTCCGCCTGCTCGTCCACCGGCTCGGACGGCGCGAAATCCGCGACGGGAACCGTCACGGTCCGCATTCCCGATCCCGGCAACTCCGGCGCGCTGGCCCTCGGCAAGAAGGACGGCAGCCTGGACGCCGCGCTGGCGAAGGTCGGTGCGAAGGTGCAGTGGACCGGCAGCGCCGGCCCGTTCGCCCCGGCCGCACAGGAATTGGACAACAACGAACTCGACCTCGCCGAGGGCTCGATCACCTCGGCGGTCGCGGCCCTGGCGCAGAAGGCGGGCTTCGGCTTGTTCGCCGCGGTCGCACCCGACGCCGTCGGGGAAGGCATCCTGGTCAAGGACTCGTCGCCGATCAAGTCGGTCGCGGACCTGGCCGGCAGGAAGGTCGTGGTGTGGCACGGCGGGTCCAGCGAATATCTGCTGCTGCGGGCGCTGGCCCGCAACAACGTCCCGGCCGACGCGGTGACGCGGGTGTACCTGCAACCCGGTCAGAGTGCGGCGGTGCTGCACTCCGGTCAGGTCGACGCGTGGGCCACCTGGGCCACCTACTCGGTCTCCGAACGCGCCAACGCCGGTGAACATTTCCTGGTGAACGGCGGCGACATCGGTTCGCAGAACTACGCGGTGTGGGCGGCGCGCAACGAATTCGTGCAGCAGCATCCGGCCGTGGTGAAGGCGTTCTACGACTATCTGCACCAGGCCGAACAGCAGCAGGCCGCGCATCCGGAGAACTACCTCAACGTGTTCCACACCTCGGGCCCGGACGCCTTCGAGGGCCGGCAGCGGGATCTGGAGATCGAATTCCTGAAGGCGGGCAAGCCGACCTCGGCGATCACCACCACGGACAAGGCGGCCTTCGCGGAGGTGTCGAAATTCTTCGCCGATCAGAAGGTGCTCGACGGCGCCTTCGACGTCGAACCGCATCTGGTCGACGTCGGCGCGCTGGCGGACCGATGA
- a CDS encoding aminoglycoside phosphotransferase family protein: MIEIPAEFIRIKSANAGERGLAWTATLPGLLDELLQRWSCTPTGPVMYGRVGIVVPVRNPDLPPAVVKVSFPHPGNVHDPDAYVTWAGNGAVRLFARDDDNFAMLLERVSQHTLATVTDHEEALTIQGGLSRRLAVAAPPGLPRLAAKVDRWEHEILSTATAFGDPVPRVVLDAAVATLRELGPGQPDILVHGDLHDANILAADREPWLAIDPATLVGDPAHDALNVIRSPRFGEVLLSSEMRPDILRFLGIYCAAAGLDPEHARRWTQAGAVREAMWGRRHGEPDWLVHATDRLAEALL, translated from the coding sequence GTGATCGAGATCCCGGCGGAGTTCATCCGCATCAAGTCCGCCAACGCGGGCGAACGCGGGCTCGCGTGGACCGCGACCCTGCCGGGCCTGCTGGACGAACTGCTGCAACGCTGGTCGTGCACACCCACCGGCCCCGTGATGTACGGCCGGGTCGGAATCGTGGTGCCGGTGCGGAATCCGGACCTGCCACCGGCGGTGGTCAAGGTGTCGTTCCCGCATCCGGGCAACGTCCACGATCCGGACGCCTACGTGACCTGGGCGGGCAACGGCGCGGTCCGGCTGTTCGCGCGGGACGACGACAATTTCGCGATGCTGCTGGAACGGGTTTCGCAGCACACCCTCGCCACCGTCACCGACCACGAGGAGGCCCTGACGATCCAGGGCGGGCTGTCCCGCCGCCTGGCCGTCGCCGCCCCACCGGGACTGCCGCGCCTGGCCGCGAAGGTGGATCGATGGGAACACGAGATACTCTCCACCGCAACCGCTTTCGGTGACCCGGTGCCGCGCGTGGTGCTCGACGCCGCCGTCGCCACCCTGCGCGAGCTCGGCCCCGGCCAGCCCGACATCCTCGTCCACGGCGATCTGCACGACGCCAACATCCTCGCCGCCGATCGCGAACCGTGGCTCGCGATCGACCCGGCGACCCTGGTCGGGGATCCGGCGCACGACGCCCTCAACGTGATCCGCAGTCCCCGCTTCGGCGAGGTCCTGCTGTCCTCGGAGATGCGGCCGGACATCCTTCGCTTCCTCGGCATCTATTGCGCCGCGGCCGGACTGGACCCCGAACACGCGCGCCGCTGGACCCAGGCCGGCGCCGTCCGGGAAGCGATGTGGGGCCGCCGGCACGGGGAACCCGACTGGCTCGTGCACGCCACCGATCGACTCGCCGAGGCGCTGCTCTGA
- a CDS encoding alpha/beta fold hydrolase: protein MGIPHLVLLHGQPGSRADWDGVLTCLPASVPAVAWDRPGYGDNRAPVTGLAGNAEWVADRLARAEIRDAVLVGHSYGGGVALAAAAAAPDRVRGLVLIAGVGPGCVSRWDELLAAPVAGPVLAMTAWALLPWAARRLAGHAAAPDHASVRVLAGIRHEHGPVWRSFLTEQRELLRGFDPWIDRVADLGLPVSIIADPADKVVPIATAHALQNRLPGSRLESVRAGGHQIPRRIPDAIAHRLGEFAGSLG from the coding sequence ATGGGTATCCCGCACCTGGTCCTGCTGCACGGGCAGCCGGGTAGTCGCGCGGACTGGGACGGCGTGCTCACCTGCCTGCCCGCGTCCGTGCCCGCGGTGGCGTGGGACCGGCCGGGCTACGGCGACAACCGCGCGCCGGTCACCGGCCTGGCGGGCAATGCCGAGTGGGTCGCGGATCGGCTGGCGCGCGCCGAGATCCGGGACGCGGTTCTGGTCGGGCACTCCTACGGCGGCGGGGTCGCGCTGGCCGCGGCCGCCGCGGCGCCCGATCGGGTGCGCGGTCTGGTGCTGATCGCGGGCGTCGGCCCGGGATGTGTGTCCCGTTGGGACGAACTGCTGGCCGCACCGGTCGCCGGCCCGGTGCTGGCGATGACCGCCTGGGCGCTGCTGCCCTGGGCGGCCCGGCGGCTGGCCGGGCACGCGGCCGCCCCGGACCACGCGTCGGTGCGGGTGCTCGCCGGCATCCGGCACGAGCACGGTCCGGTGTGGCGCAGCTTCCTCACCGAACAGCGGGAACTGCTGCGCGGGTTCGACCCCTGGATCGACCGCGTCGCGGACCTGGGACTCCCGGTGTCGATCATCGCCGACCCGGCCGATAAGGTCGTCCCGATCGCCACCGCCCACGCGTTGCAGAACCGCCTCCCGGGCTCACGGCTCGAGTCGGTCCGGGCCGGTGGCCACCAGATACCGCGACGGATACCGGATGCCATTGCACACCGATTGGGTGAATTCGCCGGTTCGCTGGGCTGA
- a CDS encoding LLM class flavin-dependent oxidoreductase, which translates to MTHIVLPAAADAPPPARLPAHLTDLRPAPESPALALARAADLAGLAGVLVPFDPQGPESIVTAAALLRATRYVQVVAGIHSGATTSQYAAKLSASLQRFSGGRFGWHLEADDPDRERFVAVAREFWHSPEGLPKPLSDNPFPAVYVGGIDGRGTPGFVEVGSDPGEVYRLGEKESAHVG; encoded by the coding sequence ATGACCCATATCGTGCTGCCCGCCGCGGCCGATGCGCCGCCGCCGGCCCGGCTGCCGGCCCATCTCACCGATCTGCGTCCGGCGCCGGAATCTCCCGCGCTCGCACTGGCCCGAGCCGCCGATCTCGCGGGCTTGGCCGGCGTGCTGGTGCCGTTCGACCCCCAGGGCCCCGAATCGATCGTCACCGCGGCGGCACTGCTGCGGGCGACCCGATACGTCCAGGTCGTCGCCGGAATCCACAGCGGCGCAACCACATCGCAGTACGCGGCGAAGTTGTCGGCCTCGTTGCAGCGCTTCTCCGGCGGCCGGTTCGGCTGGCACCTCGAGGCGGACGATCCGGACCGCGAGCGGTTCGTGGCGGTGGCGCGCGAATTCTGGCATTCCCCAGAGGGTTTGCCGAAGCCGTTGTCCGACAACCCGTTTCCGGCGGTGTACGTCGGCGGGATCGACGGCCGGGGTACACCCGGCTTCGTCGAGGTCGGATCCGATCCGGGCGAGGTGTACCGGCTGGGGGAGAAGGAGTCCGCACATGTCGGTTGA
- a CDS encoding ABC transporter ATP-binding protein — translation MSLSGTAIALTNLTRAFGDRRVLDGIGLTVRRGEFLALLGASGSGKTTLLRILAGLDRPDAGTVLVPRARTVVFQEPRLIPSQRVLGNVTIGLPRGAATRETAQAALAEVGLADHARAWPATLSGGEAQRVALARALVREPELLLLDEPFAALDALTRLRMQDLVADLCARHHPAVLLVTHDVDEAIRLADRVAVLRDGHLVTDEPVTVTRPRDPGDPDFTALRRRLLADLGVTGVPA, via the coding sequence ATGAGCCTGTCCGGCACCGCGATTGCGCTGACGAACCTGACCCGCGCCTTCGGCGACCGCCGAGTCCTCGACGGCATCGGCCTCACCGTGCGCCGCGGCGAATTCCTGGCCCTGCTGGGCGCCAGCGGTTCCGGCAAGACCACGCTGCTGCGCATCCTCGCCGGACTCGACCGGCCCGACGCCGGCACGGTTCTCGTCCCGCGCGCCCGCACCGTCGTCTTCCAGGAACCACGCCTGATCCCGTCGCAGCGGGTGCTCGGCAACGTCACGATCGGGCTACCGCGCGGCGCGGCGACCCGCGAGACGGCACAGGCCGCGCTGGCGGAGGTCGGACTCGCCGACCACGCCCGCGCCTGGCCCGCCACCCTCTCCGGCGGCGAGGCGCAACGCGTCGCCCTGGCCCGTGCCCTGGTCCGCGAGCCCGAATTGCTGTTGCTGGACGAACCTTTCGCCGCCCTCGACGCCCTGACCCGCCTGCGGATGCAGGACCTGGTCGCCGACCTGTGTGCCCGCCACCACCCCGCGGTCCTCCTGGTCACCCACGACGTCGACGAGGCGATCCGCCTGGCCGACCGGGTCGCGGTCCTGCGCGACGGCCACCTGGTCACCGACGAACCGGTGACCGTCACCCGCCCCCGCGACCCGGGCGACCCGGACTTCACGGCATTACGCCGCCGCCTCTTGGCCGACCTCGGCGTCACGGGAGTCCCGGCGTGA